The Maridesulfovibrio bastinii DSM 16055 genome segment ATAAAATTGTTCGAATGATCACCGATCTTAAATATAACACTTGTTGATGTCGGTATAACAATAAATGCATTTGTTGTACGAGTTGTCGCGTTTGATTGTGTGTTGCTAACTAACATATAATACGTGTGATCAATCGGTACTCGTCCATCCATTGCGCCGCTAACGGTAGCTATTTCAACGAATGTATCTACATTGCCGCTGTCTGCATCAGACAGCACAAACAAAGGTTTACCTATTTTTAATCCTGTAATTGTCCACGTCCCTTTTTCAGATCTGCTCGCCTTTAACTCCACAAGACCAGCGTTATCAGAAGCTTCAACAGCTTTATCATAAGCTCGTTTTACGGCAGCACTTGTAGCTAAACACTCAGAGCTGTCATATCCGACACCATCACTTTTAGCGTTGGGCAGATTACCAAGGCCAACTTGGACTGGAGTATGTCTATGACTTTTAGGGGCTTTGGTGTTTGCAGTGTTTAAAGCGTCAACAGCTTTATCATAAGTAAATTTTACAGCTCTGCTTGTAGCTAAACACTCCGAACTGTCATATTTGACTGAATTACTTTTAGCATTGGGCAGATTTCCGAGTCCAACTTGAGCAGGGGTATGGGTGTGACCTTTATCCGACTTTGCATCAAGATTAGACTGAAGTTCTATAACATTAGCGATTGTATGCCTATGGCTGGCAGAAGCCTTGCTATCCAAAACCGTCCTGATATCCGGGTGAGCCTGTGTGTCTGTATTATGATCTGTCAAATCCGAGGAGGCCATAGAACGGCTGGTACTCACTATGGTTTTCAAAAATGTTACCAGATCAGGTTCCACCCATTCAGTTCTTCTGCAATCTGTAACAGTACCGTTCTGATCAACTTCAGCGACTTTAACCAGATAGTGCTGAATACCGTCTTTAAGCTCATCATTAAAATTTTCACCGAATACAGGAACAACTTCAACCTGCACATCTGAGCCCTGCGGGACAAGAGCAACATCAATCCATACCGAACCGGGAAAATGACCTGCTGAGATTGAAATTGGCTGTTCCTGTTCAATACGGATTCCTTCAACATAGGCAATGCCGGCTGCTAATGAGTATGCTTGTCCATCACCTGACAGTTTAAAAGCATTTTTCCAAAATCTGGAACTCCCATATATATCCCGGTTGCTTTTCTGTTCCCGTCCGTCAATGCCGGAAAGCCTTGCGGAAAAATCCAGCTGCCAGGTATCAGCTGAGACAGTCATGCCTGTACTTTCAGCAGCACCTTCATAGGCGAGCATGATATTACGGGTCAGGTGGTTGCCCTGTATCTGTCCGGCTGTTTTAAATTTCTTTAAAGTTGGCAGAGTGGTTATGGCCACTACAACATCTTCAGCAGAAGAATAAAGTCCCAGCCAGTTAAAGTCCCAGTCTCCAAGATCAGAATCAAGAACTGCAGAATAAACCACCTGATTAGGGTTTACATACGCTTTGTACTCAGCCGGGATATCGTATTGGTAAACAATATGCTCTGCAGCCGGTTTCTGCATGGAACGGTTAATATCAGCGGACGGGTCAACGTCAGGAATATTGGCGATTATCATTTTATCAATGACTAAAGTTTTACCTGTTCCCTGCATACGGGCAATCAGGTTCTCGCCGGCAATAGTAATAATTGAACTCATAAATTAGCCTCTACAGTCAAAGTATCGTTATCAAAACAACCGCCATGCAGATTCACAGTAAGTGGCGGAATTTTCGCATAAACAGTTAAAGTATCGTGGTTAAATTCTTCAGATCTCACGGTAACGCTGACAGAGGTAATTATCTGCCAGTCGTAACGCCTGCAGGTCCTTCCGTAACATTGAATCAGAGTTTCCAGCAGGTTCTGATTTTCAGACAATTTATTATCAGGAAGACTGATGGAAACAATATCCCAATCCTGACCCGGA includes the following:
- a CDS encoding phage tail protein, whose protein sequence is MSSIITIAGENLIARMQGTGKTLVIDKMIIANIPDVDPSADINRSMQKPAAEHIVYQYDIPAEYKAYVNPNQVVYSAVLDSDLGDWDFNWLGLYSSAEDVVVAITTLPTLKKFKTAGQIQGNHLTRNIMLAYEGAAESTGMTVSADTWQLDFSARLSGIDGREQKSNRDIYGSSRFWKNAFKLSGDGQAYSLAAGIAYVEGIRIEQEQPISISAGHFPGSVWIDVALVPQGSDVQVEVVPVFGENFNDELKDGIQHYLVKVAEVDQNGTVTDCRRTEWVEPDLVTFLKTIVSTSRSMASSDLTDHNTDTQAHPDIRTVLDSKASASHRHTIANVIELQSNLDAKSDKGHTHTPAQVGLGNLPNAKSNSVKYDSSECLATSRAVKFTYDKAVDALNTANTKAPKSHRHTPVQVGLGNLPNAKSDGVGYDSSECLATSAAVKRAYDKAVEASDNAGLVELKASRSEKGTWTITGLKIGKPLFVLSDADSGNVDTFVEIATVSGAMDGRVPIDHTYYMLVSNTQSNATTRTTNAFIVIPTSTSVIFKIGDHSNNFILRAYQ